From one Catellatospora sp. IY07-71 genomic stretch:
- the ftsH gene encoding ATP-dependent zinc metalloprotease FtsH encodes MAIGRARFGGRHLSAPVKSGPPREPPRPAPAPPPWWRRWLLPVGLAVTALLLLVPMFARPSPQPLSYSEFLAKLDAGAVTSVTVAQDGALQGRLTDGAAFTSQIPTALDPAPLTAQLRAKNVQITATRDSGSWWAVLLSFLPLLLLLAFFYWTGRRAQGALADGVTGFGRSRAKIIEAQRPMTRFADVAGYEGVKQEIGEIVDFLRAPDRYASAGAKGPRGVLMVGPPGTGKTLLGRAVAGEAEVPFLSVTGSAFVEMFVGVGASRVRDLFEEARRRAPSIIFIDEIDAIGGRRGGHGRIGDDEREQTLNQLLAEMDGFDQRSGIVVLAATNRPESLDPALLRPGRFDRQVVIPLPNQAERAAILAVHVRGKHLAPDVDLLMVARATPGFSGADLENLVNEAAIRAVRADRTTIEATDIDAARDRLLLGRRETSNALLPEERRAVAVHESGHALLAALCPHADPIAKVTILPAGMALGATEQLPEAERHLYHEGYLTDLLTVKLGGRSAELLVLGVGSTGAANDLAAATQIATRMVREFGLSQVLGPVGYATSAPHFLGEEPDEQPHRPYSEQTQQIVDREVGRLLREAQDRALAMLREHETQLRDLAELLERQETVDGGVVLDVLAGHHPGAPTDQAAAGDR; translated from the coding sequence ATGGCGATCGGTAGGGCACGTTTCGGCGGCAGGCACCTGTCCGCGCCGGTCAAGTCCGGGCCGCCGCGCGAGCCGCCCCGGCCTGCGCCGGCGCCGCCGCCGTGGTGGCGAAGGTGGCTGCTGCCGGTCGGCCTCGCCGTAACCGCGCTGCTGCTGCTCGTGCCGATGTTCGCCCGCCCATCGCCGCAGCCGCTGTCCTACAGCGAGTTCCTGGCGAAGCTGGACGCCGGTGCGGTCACCTCGGTGACCGTGGCGCAGGACGGCGCCCTGCAGGGGAGGCTGACCGACGGTGCGGCGTTCACCAGCCAGATCCCCACCGCGCTGGATCCGGCGCCGCTGACGGCGCAGCTTCGCGCCAAGAACGTGCAGATCACCGCGACGCGCGACAGCGGGTCGTGGTGGGCGGTGCTGCTGAGCTTCCTCCCGCTCCTGCTGCTGCTCGCGTTCTTCTACTGGACGGGCCGGCGGGCCCAGGGCGCGCTGGCCGATGGCGTCACCGGGTTCGGCCGCTCCAGAGCGAAGATCATCGAGGCGCAGCGGCCCATGACACGGTTCGCCGACGTCGCCGGGTACGAGGGCGTCAAGCAGGAGATCGGCGAGATCGTCGACTTCCTGCGCGCACCGGACCGCTACGCTTCCGCGGGGGCCAAGGGACCCCGCGGCGTGCTCATGGTCGGTCCGCCGGGAACCGGCAAGACCCTGCTCGGCCGGGCGGTCGCCGGAGAGGCCGAGGTGCCGTTCCTGTCGGTCACCGGCTCGGCGTTCGTGGAGATGTTCGTCGGCGTCGGCGCGTCCCGGGTGCGTGACCTGTTCGAGGAGGCCCGCCGGCGCGCTCCGTCGATCATCTTTATCGACGAGATCGACGCGATCGGCGGCCGCCGCGGCGGTCACGGCCGCATCGGCGACGACGAGCGCGAGCAGACCCTCAACCAGCTGCTGGCCGAGATGGACGGGTTCGACCAGCGCTCCGGCATCGTCGTACTGGCCGCCACCAACCGGCCCGAAAGCCTCGACCCGGCCCTGCTGCGCCCAGGGCGCTTCGACCGCCAGGTCGTCATCCCGCTGCCCAACCAGGCCGAGCGGGCCGCGATCCTCGCGGTGCACGTACGCGGCAAGCACCTGGCACCTGACGTCGACCTGCTGATGGTCGCCCGCGCCACGCCGGGCTTCTCCGGCGCCGACCTGGAGAACCTGGTCAACGAGGCGGCGATCCGGGCGGTACGGGCCGACCGCACCACGATCGAGGCGACCGACATCGACGCCGCCCGTGACCGGTTGCTGCTAGGCCGCAGGGAGACCTCCAACGCGCTGCTGCCGGAGGAGCGTCGTGCCGTCGCCGTCCATGAATCCGGGCACGCGCTGCTGGCGGCGCTGTGCCCACATGCCGACCCGATCGCGAAAGTGACGATCCTGCCCGCCGGGATGGCGCTGGGAGCGACCGAGCAGCTACCCGAGGCCGAGCGCCACCTGTACCACGAGGGCTACCTCACCGACCTGCTCACCGTGAAGCTCGGCGGCCGCTCGGCCGAGCTGCTGGTCCTCGGGGTCGGTTCGACCGGCGCCGCCAACGACCTCGCGGCGGCCACCCAGATCGCGACGAGGATGGTGCGCGAGTTCGGCCTGTCCCAGGTGCTCGGCCCGGTCGGCTACGCCACAAGCGCGCCCCACTTCCTCGGCGAGGAGCCCGACGAGCAGCCGCACCGGCCGTATTCGGAGCAGACCCAGCAGATCGTCGACCGCGAGGTCGGCCGCCTGTTGCGCGAGGCCCAGGACCGCGCCCTGGCGATGCTCCGCGAGCACGAGACACAGCTGCGCGACCTCGCCGAGCTCCTCGAACGGCAGGAGACCGTCGACGGCGGCGTCGTCCTTGACGTCCTGGCCGGCCACCACCCGGGTGCTCCGACGGACCAGGCCGCAGCCGGCGATCGATAA
- a CDS encoding adenosine-specific kinase, producing the protein MAAGSVATDVVAVDLPDDVNVIIGQSHFIKTVDDLHEALVGVGAQLRFGIGFCEASGARLVRRSGNDGELTGLAVDAARRIGAGHCFVVMLREGFPVNVLNQVKSVPEVCTVFCATANPVQVLVAVTELGRGVLGVVDGGPPLGVETDADADTRRELLRELGYKL; encoded by the coding sequence ATGGCAGCCGGGTCCGTGGCCACCGACGTGGTGGCAGTCGACCTGCCCGACGACGTAAACGTGATCATCGGGCAGTCGCATTTCATCAAGACGGTGGACGACCTGCACGAGGCGCTGGTCGGGGTCGGTGCGCAGCTTCGTTTCGGCATCGGGTTCTGTGAGGCGTCCGGTGCCCGCCTGGTGCGGCGTTCCGGCAACGACGGCGAGCTGACCGGGCTGGCGGTCGACGCGGCACGCCGGATCGGTGCCGGGCACTGCTTCGTGGTGATGTTGCGCGAGGGTTTCCCGGTCAACGTGCTGAACCAGGTCAAGTCCGTGCCGGAGGTGTGCACGGTCTTCTGCGCCACGGCCAACCCGGTGCAGGTGCTGGTCGCCGTGACCGAGCTGGGCCGGGGGGTGCTCGGCGTCGTCGACGGCGGGCCGCCGCTGGGCGTGGAGACGGACGCGGACGCCGACACCCGGCGCGAGCTGCTCCGCGAGCTCGGATACAAGCTGTGA
- a CDS encoding magnesium transporter has product MRDSDVAPVEPLGTAARHASSRVPVAAPHDTVDAVLAAMRGQDYDSAAVVAVCRAGVLVGLATIERLLAAPGDRTVGSVMDPDPPRVAPGTDQERAAWKAVQHGEPGLAVVDGQGRFRGLIPPQQLLGVLLEEHDEDLARIGGFLHTTAGARTASEESVARRLWHRMPWLAVGLAGALLSAALVAGFEDQLADNIAIAYFIPGIVYLADAVGTQTETVAIRGLSVGVGIGRIAAREALTGLLVGLLLAAVLLPVVILVWGEPALAAAVAVAVLAASAIATLVAMALPWLLARLGFDPAFGSGPLATVVQDLLSILIYLLAVSLLLG; this is encoded by the coding sequence ATGCGGGACAGCGATGTCGCCCCCGTCGAGCCGCTCGGCACCGCAGCCCGGCATGCGAGCTCACGGGTGCCGGTCGCCGCTCCGCACGACACCGTCGACGCCGTGCTGGCCGCCATGCGCGGGCAGGACTACGACAGCGCGGCGGTCGTCGCGGTCTGCCGGGCGGGCGTCCTGGTCGGTCTGGCGACCATCGAACGCCTGCTCGCCGCGCCCGGCGACCGGACGGTCGGCTCCGTCATGGACCCCGACCCGCCGCGGGTGGCCCCGGGCACCGATCAGGAACGCGCCGCCTGGAAGGCCGTACAGCACGGCGAACCGGGTCTCGCCGTCGTCGACGGCCAAGGACGCTTCCGTGGCCTCATCCCGCCGCAGCAACTTCTCGGAGTGCTGCTCGAAGAGCACGACGAGGACCTCGCACGGATCGGCGGCTTCCTGCACACCACCGCCGGAGCCCGCACCGCCAGCGAGGAGAGCGTCGCCCGCCGGCTGTGGCACCGGATGCCGTGGCTGGCCGTGGGGCTGGCCGGTGCGCTGCTGTCCGCCGCGCTGGTGGCCGGCTTCGAAGACCAGCTCGCCGACAACATCGCCATCGCGTACTTCATCCCAGGCATCGTCTACCTCGCCGACGCGGTCGGCACACAGACCGAGACCGTGGCCATCCGAGGGCTGTCCGTCGGCGTGGGCATCGGCCGCATCGCCGCCCGCGAGGCACTCACCGGGCTGCTGGTGGGACTGCTGCTGGCGGCCGTGCTACTGCCGGTCGTGATTCTGGTGTGGGGCGAGCCCGCCCTCGCCGCTGCCGTGGCCGTCGCGGTGCTGGCCGCCAGTGCCATCGCCACGCTCGTCGCGATGGCACTGCCCTGGCTGCTCGCCCGGCTCGGCTTCGACCCCGCTTTCGGCTCCGGTCCGCTGGCCACCGTGGTGCAGGACCTGCTGTCCATCCTGATCTACCTCCTGGCGGTCAGCCTCCTGCTGGGGTGA
- a CDS encoding erythromycin esterase family protein, whose translation MLVQTLRTAADFTALLERIGDARLVLLGEASHGTHEFYRLREQLTRRLIAERGFSFVAVEGDWPDCNRVHRAVTGAPGGLDPITALHEFARWPTWMWANTEVAAFCRWLRAWNLNQLPAGRVGFYGLDVYSLWESMQVIVDYVRDHDPAGLDAVWDAYRCFQPYSREPQEYALACRFVSAGCEDEVARLLTQARAQMSLDGATRFDVWQNAQIVADAERYYRAMIGGGAHSWNVRDIHMADTLDRLLNHHGPAAKAVVWAHNTHVGDARATDMAAANMVNIGQLARHRHGRDAVVLVGFGCHRGQVMAAPGWAAPRRVMIMPPARAGSLEDLLHHRLPGPSLLIFPDTEGPPWLTEVLDHRAVGVVYHPGRERSGNYVPTRLGERYDAFVWCDQTTAVHPLHAQPAPGEMETYPSGV comes from the coding sequence GTGCTGGTCCAGACCTTGCGAACAGCGGCCGACTTCACTGCGCTGCTGGAGCGGATCGGCGACGCGCGGCTGGTGCTGCTCGGCGAGGCGAGCCACGGCACCCATGAGTTCTACCGGCTGCGCGAGCAGCTGACCCGCCGCTTGATCGCCGAACGCGGGTTCTCGTTCGTCGCGGTCGAGGGCGACTGGCCGGACTGCAATCGGGTGCACCGCGCGGTCACCGGCGCGCCGGGCGGCCTGGATCCGATAACGGCGCTGCACGAGTTCGCGCGCTGGCCCACCTGGATGTGGGCCAACACGGAGGTCGCCGCGTTCTGCCGCTGGCTGCGCGCCTGGAACCTCAACCAGCTGCCAGCCGGACGCGTCGGGTTCTACGGCCTTGACGTCTACAGCCTCTGGGAGTCGATGCAGGTCATCGTCGACTACGTCCGCGACCACGACCCGGCCGGCCTGGACGCCGTCTGGGACGCCTACCGCTGCTTCCAGCCGTACTCACGCGAACCCCAGGAATACGCGCTGGCGTGCCGGTTCGTCTCGGCCGGTTGCGAGGACGAGGTCGCGCGGCTGCTGACCCAAGCCCGCGCGCAGATGTCGCTGGACGGCGCGACACGGTTCGACGTGTGGCAGAACGCCCAGATCGTCGCCGACGCCGAGCGCTACTACCGGGCCATGATCGGCGGCGGGGCGCACTCGTGGAACGTGCGCGACATCCACATGGCCGACACCCTCGACCGGCTCCTGAACCACCACGGCCCCGCGGCCAAGGCCGTGGTCTGGGCGCACAACACCCATGTCGGCGACGCCCGCGCCACCGACATGGCAGCCGCCAACATGGTCAACATCGGCCAGCTCGCCCGCCACCGGCATGGTCGCGACGCCGTGGTCCTCGTCGGGTTCGGCTGCCACCGCGGCCAGGTCATGGCCGCCCCCGGCTGGGCCGCCCCCCGCCGGGTCATGATCATGCCACCGGCACGGGCCGGGTCGCTGGAGGATCTGCTCCACCACCGGCTGCCCGGCCCGTCGCTGCTGATCTTCCCCGACACCGAAGGGCCGCCCTGGCTCACCGAGGTGCTCGACCACCGCGCGGTCGGTGTCGTCTACCACCCCGGGCGGGAACGATCCGGCAACTACGTGCCCACCCGGCTGGGCGAACGCTACGACGCCTTCGTGTGGTGCGACCAGACCACCGCCGTACACCCGCTGCACGCGCAGCCAGCGCCGGGCGAGATGGAGACCTACCCCAGCGGGGTGTGA
- a CDS encoding universal stress protein → MDPDTATSRPPGRGHPVVAGVDGSPASLQAARYAALLARERGSRLELVCGYQSPLYGFAQPWLGQDFLDADQQAVQDAAEQALASAAAELRAACPELDVVTRLRVGGGAYVLIEESRRAALVVVGARGAGGFARLLLGSVSAQVAAHAHASVVVTRPDTSGADPADAAAAFPAQQLAGPVLVGYDGSDTAQAALGFAASEALLRRARLVMVNVHWQEPWGFGPKPVTDPEQLARADAEQMLAEAIAPWRARHAELDVELRPVHSLNAERSMIEQSGTAALTVVGCRGRGGFTGKLLGSVSHALVEHGHGPVAVVHR, encoded by the coding sequence ATGGATCCTGACACGGCGACCAGCCGCCCGCCCGGCCGCGGCCACCCGGTCGTCGCCGGTGTGGACGGCTCCCCGGCAAGCCTGCAAGCCGCACGCTACGCGGCGTTGCTGGCCCGCGAGCGCGGCAGCCGGCTGGAGCTGGTCTGCGGCTACCAGAGCCCGCTGTACGGGTTCGCCCAGCCGTGGCTTGGCCAGGACTTCCTCGACGCCGACCAGCAGGCCGTTCAGGACGCCGCGGAGCAGGCCCTGGCGTCGGCAGCGGCGGAACTGCGAGCGGCGTGCCCCGAACTGGACGTCGTGACGCGCCTGCGGGTCGGTGGCGGGGCGTACGTCCTGATCGAGGAGTCACGGCGGGCCGCACTGGTCGTCGTCGGCGCCCGCGGCGCCGGCGGATTCGCCCGGCTGCTGCTGGGGTCGGTGTCGGCCCAGGTCGCCGCCCACGCGCACGCGTCAGTCGTGGTGACCCGCCCCGACACATCCGGTGCCGACCCGGCCGATGCGGCAGCCGCGTTCCCAGCGCAGCAGCTCGCAGGCCCCGTACTGGTCGGGTACGACGGCTCGGACACAGCGCAGGCGGCGCTGGGCTTCGCAGCCAGCGAGGCGCTGCTGCGCCGGGCCAGACTGGTCATGGTCAATGTGCACTGGCAGGAACCGTGGGGGTTCGGTCCGAAACCCGTCACCGACCCCGAACAACTCGCCCGCGCCGACGCCGAGCAGATGCTCGCCGAGGCGATCGCGCCGTGGCGTGCCCGCCACGCCGAACTTGACGTCGAGCTGCGCCCGGTGCACAGTCTCAACGCCGAACGCAGCATGATCGAGCAGTCCGGGACCGCGGCGCTGACGGTGGTCGGCTGCCGCGGCCGCGGCGGGTTCACCGGCAAGCTGCTCGGCTCCGTCAGCCACGCGCTGGTCGAGCACGGGCACGGCCCGGTCGCCGTGGTCCACCGCTGA